AAGGCCTGGAGAACTTCGTCAGTGAATATGCCGATTGGGTGGCTGGCCAGATTGAGTCTGGGAATCATCTATCTGGGCTGGAGGGCAAGGCAGCCAAGCGAATCACCAAAAGAATGGAGCAGGCATTGCAACGGATTCGAACTGGCATCAGTTTGTTGCGTAATAATGCTACAGCGTTCTTGGCCTTTTCCAAGGCAAACCAGGCGATGTTAGATCAAATGCGCCAGGTCGATTCGATAAAGAAATCACATCGTGCTATAGAAAGTTATGCCTGGCGCCCATTCCAGCTGGCGTTTGTATTAACGGTCTTGGAATCAGCGATTAATGAGGAAAGTGATTTTCGCGATACGGTTGACCTTATATGGTTCCCAACAGGGGGAGGCAAAACTGAAGCCTATCTGGGATTAATCGCATTTTTGATTGTTTATCGACGCCTCACAAACACCACTGCGGGTGGTGGCACTGTTGTATTGATGCGTTATACATTGCGACTGTTGACATCACAGCAATACTTGCGTGCTGCACGCCTGATTTGTGCTCTCGAGATAATCAGGCAATCGATGCCCAGCCTGGGTAATGAACCTATCAGCATTGGAATGTGGGTAGGTTCAGCAACTAGCCCTAATACTTTTGAAAAAGCGATGGAGCAGGTCAGTAAAATTGCTATCGGCAAAACTGAGGCATCACGTAGCCTGGTGCTCGATAGCTGCCCTTGGTGTGGTCAGCGGTTTACTGGCCCTGAAAACTACATTGCCAATGAAAATAATTTCAGGTTTTGCTGCTCGAATAGTAGTTGTGATTTTGGTAAGGCAGGCTCGGGAATCATACCCTGCAATGTAGTTGATGAGGCCTTGTATAAAGAGCCACCCACTTTGTTGGTGGCGACTATCGACAAGTTTGCCCGATTGGCTTGGGAAGAGCGTGCCAACGCATTTCTTGGTGGCAGCAAGAATAAACCGCCTGAATTAATTATTCAGGATGAGTTACATTTGATCGCAGGCGCCTTGGGTTCAGTTGCTGGTATTTATGAAGCAGCTCTTGATTCGGTGCTTCAACTCAAGGGCTGCTATCCAAAATATGTCGCATCAACTGCAACCATCCGGATGGCTGAAGAACAGGTCAGGCGAATCTATGGCAGTGAAGTTGCTGTATTCCCGCCGCCGGGCTTAAGTTGTGATGATTCCTATTTTGCCAAAACGGTTGATCTCTCAGTTCGCCCTGGTCGGCTGTATATGGGGTATTTTGCGCCCTTGCTGGATAAGCAGCATTGCATGGCGCCTTTGGCAGCATCTTTACTGGCAGCGCCAGAATCGGTATTTGATGAAGGACAGCGTAATCGGGATCTACTATTGGAAGCATGGTGGTCTCAGGTGGTGTATCACGGCAGTCTCAAGGGGGTGGGGAACAGCCATAATTCTTTCAATATTGATGTTCGCGATTTGTTGGCACGCTTTCAATCCGAGTCTGCTGAGAATGGAAACAAGATTCAAAGAGCTCTTCCGAAAATTGATCAGTTAACCAGTATATCTACGCCAGAAAAAAATGCTCAAACCTTCGCGCGTCTCGAGTTAAACCGCGATCATGAAGATTGCATTGATGCTGTATTGGCAACCAATATGGTATCCGTGGGTCTGGATGTTTCTCGTTTGGCGCTCATGGTCATTAATGGCCAGCCATTAACCACTGCTGAATACATACAGGCAAGCAGCCGGGTTGGCAGAGGAACAGTGCCAGGGTTAGTCTGTGTGAACTTCTATAGAAATAGTGCACGCAATCTTTCGCATTATGAAAACTTCCGTCCTTATCATGAGTCGTTTTATCGCTTTGTTGAGCCGACAAGTGTTACCCCTTATACCTACCAGGCAAGACTACGTGCATTGCATGCTGCTTTGGTAATAGCTGTTAGGCATGGTTTTCATTCTTTATTACCTAATGATTCAGCCGCAAAATTTGACCCTGCTGACCAGCAAATTCAGAAGGTGATACAGCAATTAAAGCGTCGTTGTGTAGAGGCTGACCCTGATCGTAAAGTCGATATCATCAACCATATTGACAAGTTGGTGTTGGATTGGAAATCAGAAGTCGATTCTTGTGTGAACCAAAGACGACAACTTAATTATCAGTCACGGGATAATGAAAAAATAATGAGAGGTTACTGTATAACCATACCGATACTATTCGGGGTTTGTGGCCTACCTTGCAATCGATGAGAAATGTTGAAGAGACGGCATTGCTGAAATCATTATGAAAGATGACCTATATTTACCCGTTCGGCTTTCACATTTGTTACGGCATTGCTCGGTTGGTGCAATTGTTCGTGGCCCTGACTATTTATTGACAGTGAAAGATATACATCATTGGACAGATAAATCAGGTTTGGTGGCCGGTGATGAAATAACCTATGTAGAACAAGTGAAATCGTCTCTTGGCATTACTCAGGTATTGCGCAAACCACCTGTGGCCCAGCAACGTGATAATGGCCAGGTGGAAGGTAGTTGTGTACCAGCCATGCGCTTCCCGTCATGGATGATTTGTCCATCCTGTGGTTTGTTACACAACAGACCTTGGCGTGATTTGTCAGAGGGTGAAGCTCCTCGTTGTCATGAAACAGATACAAAGAGATGTCAGAAACGCCCAAGGCTTGAGCAAGTTCCATGGGTTTTGATTCATGAAGATGGATATATGGCCGATGTGCCTTGGCATTACCTGACGCATAGTAACAAAGTGACCAATGAACAAAAGCAATGTCGGCATGATTGGTCAGATGCGTATTTGCGACTAGTTAAGAATGATGGCCGCAAACCAATACTGCGTTGTGAGCGTTGCAAGGCTTCATCACAGTTCGATGAGCGAATTCAATTAATTACTCAGATACACGCCAGCAACCCTGGATGAAAGAACCATCCAATAACCCCGGACAAACCGGCAGTTATTCTCGAGATCAATGATGCTCGTGTACATTCCCCGATCAATAAGAATGCTTTGGTTATTCCTCCGGAATCGCGTATTCGCAAAGGCTCGGTGGTCGATCGATTGTATTCCAATTCCCAAATGCGGAAAAATCTGGCATTGGCGAAAACTCCTCTGGGCATAAAGTCTGAAAAGCAGAAAATTGCCAGGGAATTACGCTGTACTGTGAAAGAGGTTGACGATGCCCTTGGCGACATTGACAGGGGTTACCCTTTGTATGGTGCTGAATTCACCACTGGTTTACTGCTGGAAAGCGAATATCAGGCATTGATGGATGAATTGCCAGATATGGCAGAGGATGAAGATTTTGTGACGAGTCATTTTGCCAAGGAGTGGAAAACCCTTGCAGAAACGCTTGGCGCTAATTCTAAGTCAGCACAAATTGTGGAAGTGATCGACAAGGTTGTGTCCGTAAACCGACTTAAAGAAATTTTGGTCATGACCGGCTTTCAAAGACTTGGGGGGGAAATTGTATCGCCTGACATTAATGGCAGCAGTGATTGGTTGCCATGTTTAGAGCTTTATGGTGAAGGTATTTTCTTGAGTTTTAATGAAGAAATTATGGATGCATGGGAATCAAACCCTGTCGTTAGGGCCAGGGCTGATCAAATTGCATTACGTTTTTCCAATACAGGCCTGAAATTTGATGTTGAGGTGACAATAAGCCCTCGATTTATTTTGCTGCATTCCTTGGCTCACATGGTAATCAGGCAGTTGGAATCAATGGCAGGCTATCCGGCTGCGTCGTTGAAAGAACGAATCTATTCTTCGCAAGGTGGTGAATGCCCTATGGCGGGAATACTGATTTATGTGGCTGTACCTGATGTTGTTGGTTCACTGGGTGGGTTGGCTGAGCTGGCCGATCCGCAACGTTTTTTGCGTTTGATGACCAGTGTATTTGAGCATGCTGAATGGTGCTCCATTGACCCGGTATGTGCTGAGCATGAAGGTCAGGGCCCATTTCTGTTAAATCGTGCCGCTTGTCATGCCTGTTCGTTGATACCTGAGCCAAGTTGTTCATTTAAAAATGTCTTGCTGGATAGAGTCTTTATTAAAGGCGATCCATCCTACGAGATGTTTTCGTTTCTGGATTTTCAAAGGTAATGTGATTCATGGCTAAGCGTCGTTTCGAGTTGCCAGGAATTCAAGACCTCAGTAAAGAGCAGGAGGAGGCAAGGGCACTCGCCACTGAAGGGCAACATTTGATTATAGGTGGCCCAGGGACAGGAAAGTCTGTATTAGCCCTTCTTAGATCGCGAAGGCTTGCTCAGGAAAATAAAAGGTATGTTTTTCTTGTTTATAACCATTTGCTGAATGAATCAAGCCGGCAGTTGTTTGGGGGTAATCTTACCAGTTCACAATGGCAGAGCTGGTTTATGTCATTTTTCAGAAGTCACATAAAGAAATCGGTACCACAGTTACTCCCAGATGCTAATAACTGGAGGGAATTCAATTGGCCAGAGATTTTGGCATTGATTTCACCATTAGATTCAGACTTGCCCACATTGATAATTGATGAGGGGCAGGATATGCCGCCTGAATTCTATCAGGCTTTAGTTAATTTCGGTTTTGTAAATTTTTTTGTGATGGCTGATCAGAATCAGCAGATTAACTATAAGAAAAATAGTAGCAGACGCGATATTGAAACTGCGTTGGCGATTGAAACAGCTGATGTGATTGAGTTAAAAAACAACTATCGCAATAAATATCCAATCGCGAGATTGGCAAGAGAGTTTTATACAGGTGACCCGGCCAGCCCCCCCCCTGATTTGCCGCCAGTCACTTCCAAATCAGTGAAAACACCTTTGTGTTATGAGTATGATAAAAATGAATTTAAAAAGCTTGTTGAGAATATTTTAAAAACATCAGATCGTGACCCATCCAAGTTAATTGGTATTCTAACGGCAAATGATGATGACCGATCTCAATATTACCAAGAATTACTAAAATCTGATGTCAAGCTAGACAACAAAAAACCTATTGTTAGGACCTATTCATCAAATGATAGAAATCCAGTTGGTTTTGATGAGGGTGGTATTGTGGTTATTAATGCACAAGCCTGTAAGGGTTTGGAGTTTGATATTGTTTTTGTTGCTGATATAAACCACTTTTCTTGTGATGAGCGTACTAAAGATAACACGAAAAGACTTTTCTATGTCATGGTTGCCCGTGCAATTGATAAAGTGATCTTATTGAAGCAGCGAGGAAGGCCGTGTGCAGTTGAAAGTATTCTTCCTGCTGATGAAAGTATTCTGGAGAGAAAATAATGTCTGAGAATGTTGATTTGTTTAGCGCTAGCGTTGAAGAGATTACCCTTTCCAAAGTCAATGCATGGCAAATGGTAACCAACCATGCCAATCTGTTTTATATGCTTGCTACTGGTCTAATCATGCCTCCTGATGGATTTGGTAGAAAATATTATAACGATACGTTATCGATATACCCTGGCTATATACCATTATTTCCAGAGCATGTTTCGTCAGAGGCCATCAAGTATTCGATAGCAGAAAAGCCACACTTAATTCCCTGCATTTTTACCATTGAACTTTCATGTTTCACGGGAAAGGCCAAAATTATCAATCGTTTTGGTCAGATCGAGGATGTCAATTTTCCGGATGGAGTAGACAGTTCGTGCAAGCTGTTGTTGCTGCCAGCGCCGCTGCCTATCAGTTGTTTGAAATCAATTCTCTTCAGATCAAAAGAAGACAAGGTTTATTGTGAAAAGGATGTGCAAGATTACAGCAATGTTGATCTAACACATTATGTAAGAAAAGTTTCCGCAAGTGAATTTTCAAAACTGAAAGACCAGCCATGGCCTATAAATGATGTATCAATACCTTCTTTGAAAGTGGTTCTTGATTTTCCTTTGGCTGCGGGAGCCATCATGGGTTTGCTGGTCAATATGAGTCACCGGGGTAATTTATTCATCGAAGCAGGAAAATTGTCGTTCGATCAAGAGAATGATTGCTTCGAGATATCTGAGTATCCTGTCATTGCTGCCATGAGTGATTGGTTTAAGTCTGGTCATGCTCAATCAAGTGGAGATGTTTCACAAAAACTGTTCTGGGCATTGGTGAATAAAGTTGCAGAGACCCGCTTTTCTGACCCCCAGTATAATTCTGTCGATGTTGCTATCGATTACCTGCAGTCAATGCCTGAAGATGCATATGACTATAAAGTCAGAGACTATGGCAAGAAACTGGCTTCAGATTTACGTTCAATAGCCGGGTTTTCGGATAGCACCATTTCTGAAATATTTGAAAGGCATCCAAAGCCTGTTTCACGTGCCATGGCCTTGTTTGCGCTTCGTGAAAGAATGGATGAGCTGCTCGAATTCTCTCATCCATTGTTAACCCAGGCTGATTATGTACATGCAGCGATACTTTTTTCTGCCAGACAAAGCTGGTTGGGTTTATCCAACGCTCTTCGTGAATTTCCTGGTTTAGTAAACGCTGTCAGTCACAGAATGGCAGTGATGTCTCACCGAATTTCAGCAACGAATTTTGATCTTGGACCATCCCCGGCAAGGCCTCGGTCTCTTTCAGAGCTTTTCGCTTCTGACACTTCTTCATTTTCGAAATTGCAGAATGAAGCTGCCTTGTATATGGCACGTGAATTGAAATGGAATTGTATTCATACACGTATTGCTCTAGGTAAAGGTGAGTACACGCTTTCAGTCGTTAATGGTGGCGTTGAGTTGTCACTCCCTGGTGATATCAAGGCAGTTGTCACGGAGGTTGTTCCTGATGCCTTCAGAGCTAATCTAAGCGATGGCATAATTCCATTAAAGCTACATCACAAGATTTTGGATATCTTCAAGGCATCTAATTAACCATGCGATTGATTCCAGATACACCTCACGGCACACACAGTCAGGCTGAGAAGAAGATTTTTGATCGACTGCGGGCAGCATTCCCCGACGACAAAATGAACGAATTTACCACCTATCATTCGCTGAACCTTACGCGTCATGCTTATAAAAGGTTTGGCGAAATCGATTTTCTGATTTGTTGCCCTTCCGGGATTTATGTATTGGAAGTTAAAGGCGGGGGAGTATCTTGTAAAGACGGGCTTTGGAAATATCAGAATCGTTATGGCGAAAGTAATACATCCCACGAAGGCCCATTTAAACAGGCTCAATCAGCATTACACGCATTGTTGACAAAATTGCGTTCCGTTTTACCGGAAAGCATCATTTCCCAGTTTGCTATTGGCTATGGCGTTTTGATGCCAGACTGTGAGTTTCACCAGCAGGGTGCTGAATGGGATCAGCAAATATTTGCGGATTCCCGACGCTATAAGGATTTTGATAATTGGCTCAAAGGTTTGATGCGTTATTGGCGTGAAAAGGATGGGAAAAACAAACATGCAAATTCTGAGGCGCTCAAGGCAGTCAAGGATATTTTGCGTCCTGATTTTGAGGCAGTTGTTCCTTTGTACGTGCAAATCGATTCCGCCCATGAAGACATTGCAACATTAACTGAAGATCAGTTGCGTTGGGTGGATGTTGTAGAAGCCAATCCCAGGGTTATATGTTCTGGTGGTGCCGGTACCGGTAAAACATTCCTTGCTCTAGAGTTGGCGCGCCGATGGACATCTAAGGGCATGAATGTTGCTCTGGTGTGTAAGTCACCTTGGTTAAAAAGTTTTTTACAGACCCAATTTGTGATGCCTAATCTCGTTGTGTCGACTGTGGATGGCTTGGCCGTATCTTTGAGAAGGCAAGCTTTCGAGAATTTTGATGGGATCATAGTAGATGAGGGGCAGGATCTTCTCGATATGGATAATGTCGACAAGCTTGACCAATATCTCAAAGGTGGCCTCGCCAATGGGCAGTGGTGTTTCTTTCATGATTTGAATAATCAGTCAGGCTTACTTGGGGAAGTTGACCTTGATGCATTTGAATATTTGAATGCCATGAATCCATCGCATATCCCTTTGCGAACCAACTGCCGCAATACTCGAATGATTCTTGATAAAGTCCAAAGTTCATTAGGTGCAGACATGGGGGCTAAAGGCGCAGGGCATGGCCCCAAGGTGAGGGAGTACTCATCTGTATCACGCGAAGAAGCTTCAAGCATACTCTCAAAGGAAATTGATCAGGTGGTCGACATTGGTGGTTTGTCACCAGGCCATTTAACTATATTGTCACCTTTTGAATTCGATCAATCGTTAGTCAGTTGTCTTCCGGATAAGTACAAAAAAATATTGAAATTTTGGATGAATATTCATTCAGGAATTTCCCCGGAGACAAGATTTCATTTTCAACCATTGCCAATTTTAAAGGTTTGGAAAACGAAGCAATCATTGTCATTGATTTGATTTCGCCAGATAAAGTTACCGGATCAAGAGTTAATCACTATGTGGCCATGAGTAGAGCTCGTGCTTATCTTTCGGTTATTTGGTTCGGGAGCTGAATTTATGAACTTTCGTATAGCAGACACCTTTACAGACAGCCTAGCCAAACTCACGGGTGATGAGCAGAAAGCTGCTAAAACCACTGCCTTCGATTTGCAGGTAAACCCTGCCAATCCTGGCTTGAGTTTTCATCGTCTGGATAAAGCTAAGGACCGAAATTTCTGGTCGGTGCGGGTGAATAGTGACATCCGCATCATCGTTCACAAAACTGATTCCAGCTTGTTGCTGTGTTATATCGATCACCACGACAAAGCCTACGACTGGGCAGAGCGCAGAAAACTGGAAGCGCACCCCACCACGGGTGCTGCACAGTTGGTTGAAATCCGCGAGCGCGTGCAGGAAATCACCATTCCTGTTTATGTGGAGCAGCCCGTTGCTGCGCCTGCAAAATCACTCCTGTTCGCCAATATCGCGGATGAACAA
The DNA window shown above is from Cellvibrionales bacterium and carries:
- a CDS encoding DUF1998 domain-containing protein; translated protein: MVDRLYSNSQMRKNLALAKTPLGIKSEKQKIARELRCTVKEVDDALGDIDRGYPLYGAEFTTGLLLESEYQALMDELPDMAEDEDFVTSHFAKEWKTLAETLGANSKSAQIVEVIDKVVSVNRLKEILVMTGFQRLGGEIVSPDINGSSDWLPCLELYGEGIFLSFNEEIMDAWESNPVVRARADQIALRFSNTGLKFDVEVTISPRFILLHSLAHMVIRQLESMAGYPAASLKERIYSSQGGECPMAGILIYVAVPDVVGSLGGLAELADPQRFLRLMTSVFEHAEWCSIDPVCAEHEGQGPFLLNRAACHACSLIPEPSCSFKNVLLDRVFIKGDPSYEMFSFLDFQR
- a CDS encoding ATP-binding domain-containing protein, translated to MAKRRFELPGIQDLSKEQEEARALATEGQHLIIGGPGTGKSVLALLRSRRLAQENKRYVFLVYNHLLNESSRQLFGGNLTSSQWQSWFMSFFRSHIKKSVPQLLPDANNWREFNWPEILALISPLDSDLPTLIIDEGQDMPPEFYQALVNFGFVNFFVMADQNQQINYKKNSSRRDIETALAIETADVIELKNNYRNKYPIARLAREFYTGDPASPPPDLPPVTSKSVKTPLCYEYDKNEFKKLVENILKTSDRDPSKLIGILTANDDDRSQYYQELLKSDVKLDNKKPIVRTYSSNDRNPVGFDEGGIVVINAQACKGLEFDIVFVADINHFSCDERTKDNTKRLFYVMVARAIDKVILLKQRGRPCAVESILPADESILERK